Genomic window (Helianthus annuus cultivar XRQ/B chromosome 3, HanXRQr2.0-SUNRISE, whole genome shotgun sequence):
aatgcatacatgtcgctaaacgggttcatgaaaaTGTCATCCGTCTTGAgtgtacctgaaaaatcagcaaacacttagaaaaatattcgaaatttttgaaaaacagtagtttcgagcgaaatccacttatgagcgaaatcaaacaGAAACAGTTCGAGTGAAATCAGATATATTCTGATTTCTAGCGAAATCAGATATATTCTGATTTCTAGCGAAATCAGAAATGTCTTTAAGAGCGAAATTAGCAAAGTATGACCCTACGAGCGAAATTAAGTATTTCGCTTCTAATGACCAAAAgaatctcgagcgaaatcaacgtTTTAGAGCGAAACCTTCGATGTACAgtaagagcgaaatcaggtttttaggtaatttttaccatttttaagccgaaTTTTAACCtaattctttctagggtttgttaattctatgttttacacgttatactcgaaattcagtccatttcaaccgtaggaaccagttcaaatcagaaaagtatgagaagaagtgagtagaagtaagagaaaatggtagaatcaagctgtagtagtatgaactcctcgtcctgagctctgataccacttgttggaccctTGTCGTGACCCTAAATTGtcagtataaggcagttcatcttcagaTACAAAGGCAGAATCAatgtaaatgaagttacacagcttttcctcttAATTTTCTCTTATATTACTGAAATCCAAGCTTTTACAATGTTTTCTGACAAAAAATCGGCAGCACCTCAGCTTAGATTTCGCTCCAACCGATGCTGAATGAGATCACACACTGGGGTATTTATACTgagcctgatttcgctccagatgaCAGGAGCGAAACCCCATGATCACGTTTCAGGCGAAATCACCAGGTAACACCTAGGAGCGAAATTACATATAAACACTCAGGAGCGGAATTAACTACAAgacctgatttcgcttctaatgaCACCTaagtcatttggagcgaaatctcccTCTAAAACTACAAATCCTATTTTCCGActccgtacaacctatctagacctaagactcgatacagacgtagtaaacagacattcagtgcaccaacaggtAAATGCAGAAGTGGAGAATACTGATATTAATCAAGATCAAGGCTTTGTTCTTATGGGTGAATCAGTCTCTCGACCTTACAGCTTGAATGATGTTATTCGAATGGTAAAAGTTGAACAATGGAAAGGAAAGGTGAGAGCAGCTGATGTGAAATTACTCTGTTATAGAGAAGAGATAGAAGAAGAGAAAGTACAAAGGGAGAAAGAAGAGGAGTTAGAGAAATTACTTGATGAAATTGATACTTATCCTGAaaataatgatgatgaagatcAAGGAGCAACGGGGTTGCTTATAGTGAAGCCTAATATTCAACAATTTCTCAATGATTTTCTCAACAACGAGCTGAATGAACAGCAGGAGGATCAGCATCGGGAGTCTTGTTCTTTTGGAAAGCAACACGCTGATCAGGTATTCCTCACACAACCCAGAGTTATTTACTTGAATTacgcatttgagggggagttagAGTTACCGAGGACCAGAGAAGAAATGTTATAGGAATTGGGTTTGGATGTTGGTAATTTAAAATTTGATATAGAAGATGAAATCCCATCATCGCCAGAAAGAGAATATGAGTTTAAGTTTGCAAATGAAGCTGATAATTTCGATCATGTTGAAGTTGAATAGGGGTCAGATATTTCTGAAGAAGATACGCCCTATCATTACTCTGGTGTTGATGACACGTTTCCTACATTTGCTGAGATGTTCAAAAGTCAAAATGAAGATGAATTACGTAGGAAAGTGGTGGAAATGATATCAACTGAGGGTATTCCAGAGATAGTTCCTCAAGAGACACTGTTAGAAGGAAGAAAGAACTGGTTCAAGCTGATGCCCAAAGAGAGGAAGTACAAGAGACCACTGCAATACTTCACGAATCATCCAGATAAATCTCTGGGTGACATTCTATCTTAGGGTTATCGTGAGGACTTGAAAGTGTATGCTATAAGAAGGGAACATGGGGTACAGTATTTCGAATTCTTATCTGATATCTGAACACTCCCTTGGTGGGATGTTGAGGAGTTGGTGCAAACTAAGAATATCAAACAGTTCTATTACGGTCTTGATGTGAAAATACATGACCAGAAGCTATGGAACTACATCAAGCATCAAGCAAAGCACAGATTCCCTGATTGGAAGCCACAATATCCAAAACAAGACATAAAGATTGATCCGGTTACGGGGGAGAAAGATATTACTTTGGTAATAAAGCCACCAAGATGTTTAAAGAATATGCCACTGCATGCGATGGAACAGGATTTCTATGAAGACTTCCAAGGTTGGATGTACAATCAGAGCACAGCAGAAGCGGTGATATCGTTGTTTGACAAAAAGACTGGAGAATCAAGGAGCATCAACGTAATGGATCCTATGTGGTTAGTGAATTGTTCGAAGAAAGATATTGAATGTTTGTATTTCAACAAGATTGTTTACGATGCTCCAAACAAAGTTCAAGCGCAACAATATCAAAAGATGGCGAACTTGTGTTTTGAGAAAGATATCAACTCAGGTAAATATTGGCAGACAAAATTCAGAGACATAGAATTGGAGGAATTCTTGAAGAAAGAGAAGCGTAGTGAAAGATTCAGAAAGATTGCTGAGAGAGCTGCAGTTGTGGGAAGAAGAAAGCTAATGAGACCTCCACCAACTGATCAAACGCCAATGGAAAAGGAGGAGAACAAGATCCCAAGGTGGGATAGAAAGCGAGATGGTGATCCTGAGTACAGAAAATACTGGAATGAAGTTGGTAGGCCTCTGAGGCGCAAGATGCTTGCTGAACGTGAAGAACAGAGGAGACAGAAAGCTAAAGCTAGGAGACGCAGCAGGAAGAGGACTTAAAGACTATGCAGGAAGGAAGACTACAgctacatccaagggggagtctgttagtggaTTATGTCTATAGCTTCAGTCTGTATCGAGTCTATGTattttatcctttatgtgtgattgtatatttgtatatatacgTATTTTGTATCTAGACAAAACAGAGAACAACACGTTAACTGTCAAGTTTAATCCAAACGGATGACATgtgtcatccggacggatggccatccgatcgggtgacaccCATACCTTCCCTGGATTGCCTATAAATAGTGGACTAGGGCCATTTGTCTAGAACCTTTTGCCTGATTGTCATAGCGAAGCACTGTCCAGTTTGCATACGGATCTACTGCACTTTCACATTCTATCAATGAAATTGGACATGTTAAGCGTTGAGATTGTTGTTGGTGATTCGCTGACGATGCCGAGGGATTCCGCACCTCGTCATTGATCGATTCTACCATGTTATTCTACTAGAACCGTTCCTGCGCTGGCACTCACATATGCTTCCCAGAGAAACCTCCCCAAAACCAACGTAAAacgtgaaaaccctagaaaacgcgAAACAACAAAAACTATGGCTTCGGAAGATCAAACCAGATCCATAGGAAAAACATAGTGAGTTAACTTCGATTTACATTGTGCTAGTTTATGCTGCTTTTGGCGTTCTAATTTTAACAAAAATTTGCAGTTTCTTCAACTATGGAAGGGGAAGGGTCATCAGCTCCAAAACGCTAAAAAACGAACGAGCAACGAAAGAAGACAACAAGAGGACATGGTACACAACGTTACTTTTTCGTGATGTAAAAATACACTTTGATACTTTGTTGCTAAAACGCCAAAATTTGTATCGTTTGTTTAACAATGTATAAGAACGAAATTTTACATATAACTCAAGTGTTACTAAACGCCACAAACATGTATCCTGTCATAGCATTAttactaaacgccaaaaaatgtaTGGTTTCTGTTATAAACGCCATTAAACTGATATTGTCTTATTCAACATCTATCATCTCTTATTGATTTATAAAACGCCATAAACGTATCATAGTTATGTTAAATTATACtattaaaacgccataaaataaAACACCATGAAATCATTTTTTATAGGCGAAGAGAGGTTAAGATTGAGAATAAATGTCCATACTGGAAAGGTCCAAAACGCCAATAAGAGGAAGGCATTAAGTCAGAATGTTGAGGTTGAGGAAGAACTATATCATGAGTTTAGTGGGGCTAGGATCTTGTCAAGAGTAAAACCTACAAACATGACTGGTTGGTTTATGAATCTAAACGAAAATCAAAGAAAGACAGTACACCAAATGGGGTTTGGTGCTGCACGAAGGTTGAAAATAGACATCGTACCGACAATGCTTGCGTACTGGTTGGTTGAAAATTACAATGAAAAGACAAACACTCTAAACGTTGGCAACCATACCATACATATGAATGAAGAATTGATAAACTCTTTAACGGGTATACCAAATGGAAGGGTGCCCGTGAACATGAAAAAAAGACCAACAGCTAAAGACCACGTGGTGGCTGAGTGGAAAGCACAGTTCCAAGGGTTGGGCTGGGTTAACAGACCAAGTGTGAAGATATACTTTGATAACGTTTTGCCTGTGATGCATGGCTTTGGGAGAGACTTCTGCCTAAATTTTCTTGTAGCATTCTTCACTATAATGGGGCATGCAACTGACAATGCAGTCGTCAATAATCAATTCTTGCACAACGTTAAACCAAACGTTTAAATAAACCAAATGAACTGGTGTAGTTATATCATTCATTGCTTGCAACACGCCAAAACCGCATGGGCTCCCAAAAAGCATTACACAGGGCCATTGATCATACTTGTGGTAAGAATAAAATTTCACTATTCATTTGTGTGTCATTAAAACGCCAACAAATATCTGTCATTTGAAAAATCTATTTTGTTACAGCTTACCTTGGTGAACGATGCTTGCAATAGGAAAAAATGGGACCGAAAAGAAGGATATTTGACCATaatacccttaagtgaataaacttaacaaaaaaatgtaaccaagttagtgctaaaggacgtacaGTGTAAcgggttttacaaataaaggattgtgactgttattattaaaattaaaggcTATCTGTTGCAATCtagtacaaacataaaggacgaaaaatgtaatttaccctataaAATATGTAGTCAAATTATTTTACTATTGGATAGATGATTTTATGTACTAAAAAGGACTTCATCAAACACTTCATTTTAAGTTGGAAAATGATATAGGCATGTTTTAAGCATCTCCAACAAGGTAGAACGGTGGGTGGTCCGCGCATCAAACCACAACAAAAGCGGACTGCCTTGCTGAAGGAGGTGGTCAGGTAGGTGTTGGTCCGCTTGAACGAACGAACTGGTTTGGAATTGTGGGGACTATTCTCTCACaaaccttttctttttgtttAAAAACTGGGGTGTAATGTGAATGTTTAGAATGGTTTATTGTTGTGGGGAAAAGTAGCGTTTAAAATGATGGTTGTTTGGAATAATGTGACATTCCGACTAAACGGTTATTGTTGTGGATACTCTAATCAGATACACCTTTTTGATAGAGACAAAGGTAAACATAAACAGGGATCATAATAATCGTGGTAAAATTTATGTAGTTGTTTGTGGTCGCTTGGTTTTTAGGTTGGTGTAttttaatgaagttttccttTAAAAAAATAATCTTGGTAATTGTACTATACTTTATTATCATACTGGTTAAGTATCCGACCCCTAGCGATCAAAGACTTTCCTTAAGGCGATCCAGAAAACCGAACACAAACACGAATACCAACATCCAAACACACACATCCTTACTAAGTTTTACATATGTGTCAACTTCTTTTTCAGGAGTTTTACTATTTTGTTATCAACTCCAAATGCTTGTGCCAGAATCTCCGTTGAAATGGGAGGAGTAGACCCAAATATTGAGTTTGTGATGCTAATAACTCCGGGATTTTGACTACTCAACGCAGCTATCGCACTCGCATTTGTAAGTCCCATATTCCTTTGAAAATGAACCAGCCCAACTGGAAAAACAAACACATCACCACGTTGAAGAACTTTAGTAATGAGTCGGTTTTGTGGGTCGGATGTAATGAACCCAACTTGAAGAGTTCCTTCTAAAACCGTGAGTATTTCGGTTGCTCGAGGGTGAGTGTGTGGTGGGTTAGCTCCCCAAAGTGCGTAGTCAATTCGCATCATTGAGATCCCAAGTGTGTTGAGC
Coding sequences:
- the LOC110881886 gene encoding putative germin-like protein 2-1 isoform X1, encoding MATSFFLFILTATFSSSILTTVFSFEPAPLQDFCVADPSNLVFRLGAVRVNGLACKNPLFVQADDFYYSGLHVAGDTQNSYGFRISPVSVYQIPGLNTLGISMMRIDYALWGANPPHTHPRATEILTVLEGTLQVGFITSDPQNRLITKVLQRGDVFVFPVGLVHFQRNMGLTNASAIAALSSQNPGVISITNSIFGSTPPISTEILAQAFGVDNKIVKLLKKKLTHM
- the LOC110881886 gene encoding putative germin-like protein 2-1 isoform X2; amino-acid sequence: MATSFFLFILTATFSSSILTTVFSFEPAPLQDFCVADPSNLGAVRVNGLACKNPLFVQADDFYYSGLHVAGDTQNSYGFRISPVSVYQIPGLNTLGISMMRIDYALWGANPPHTHPRATEILTVLEGTLQVGFITSDPQNRLITKVLQRGDVFVFPVGLVHFQRNMGLTNASAIAALSSQNPGVISITNSIFGSTPPISTEILAQAFGVDNKIVKLLKKKLTHM